A genomic window from Streptomyces broussonetiae includes:
- a CDS encoding PIN domain-containing protein: MTERQREPRSKPAPLDLYSSSATRLVGIVDTNALMSSIENDCRHGRRSRLLRMSDNGSAVLFAADHVFDEMYERLPRFAKRCKVPMAPLVECFEEAYLPALRFVTVSGLDAPDQQVLAITDPDDVPTGLLAKLVAPCVVFSDDRHLKKPGLAPKEWREAAASAVDLVEGFQDQIVTMNVAALPFRGAVGLLTFSGRKVGVSPWLLGGIVLGTGVLLLQKPDRRKATAQVVGKVVEAIATQFAVGMAQEQRGIEGLRDVILPAPSRPTLRQQVAIALARQTQPILAAEVQELVHDRFPDKPAASIQQVRAVLEEGSEFVRAQRYRWQLGREVTPRTQ, from the coding sequence ATGACGGAACGTCAGCGTGAACCACGTTCGAAGCCCGCGCCGCTTGACCTCTACAGTTCAAGCGCGACCCGCCTGGTCGGCATCGTGGACACCAACGCCCTGATGAGCAGCATCGAGAACGACTGCCGCCACGGACGTCGGTCACGGCTGTTGAGGATGAGCGACAACGGGTCTGCCGTTCTCTTCGCCGCCGACCACGTCTTCGACGAGATGTACGAGCGCCTTCCACGCTTCGCGAAGCGTTGCAAGGTGCCCATGGCACCGCTGGTCGAGTGCTTCGAGGAGGCCTACCTCCCTGCCCTTCGGTTCGTCACCGTGTCAGGCCTGGATGCCCCCGACCAACAAGTCCTCGCCATCACCGACCCGGACGACGTCCCAACTGGCCTGCTCGCCAAACTCGTTGCCCCCTGCGTCGTGTTCTCAGACGACAGGCACCTCAAGAAGCCGGGTCTGGCTCCCAAGGAGTGGCGCGAGGCCGCTGCTTCGGCCGTGGACCTCGTCGAGGGATTCCAGGATCAGATCGTCACCATGAATGTCGCCGCCCTGCCGTTCCGGGGTGCGGTTGGGTTGCTCACGTTCTCCGGGCGCAAGGTCGGCGTCTCACCATGGCTACTCGGTGGCATTGTCCTGGGTACAGGTGTTCTTCTCCTCCAGAAGCCTGACCGGCGAAAGGCAACGGCTCAGGTTGTTGGCAAGGTCGTCGAGGCGATTGCCACTCAATTCGCAGTCGGCATGGCACAAGAACAGCGTGGCATCGAGGGTCTGCGTGACGTCATCCTTCCGGCGCCTTCACGGCCAACCCTCCGACAGCAGGTCGCCATCGCGTTGGCTCGGCAAACCCAACCGATCCTGGCCGCCGAGGTACAAGAGCTGGTCCACGACCGTTTCCCGGACAAGCCGGCCGCGAGCATTCAACAGGTGCGGGCAGTGCTCGAAGAAGGTTCGGAGTTCGTTCGGGCGCAGCGTTACCGATGGCAGCTCGGACGCGAGGTCACACCGCGGACGCAGTGA
- a CDS encoding ATP-dependent helicase, which produces MTTIDLSEGQKALVNATDSLFAVACPGAGKTRAMVTRFLKRTAEEPRKGIGLISFTNAAVDEVRRRCGSDNESLKAPNFVGTFDSFLHRFIVTPLFSKHYKKSPRYVQSWKDAPTGNFRLLDQNQRDLIPGSEPIQMGWFDFDLNGRATLVSVPQRFGKNQTETLMSLKVKAEDEASDRFGHLIRAGTVTCEAGRILAGVWVRDPRARQVIAPLLTARFAEVIVDEAQDCGAEELLVLGFLQACGVRVVMVGDIDQSIYEFRSATPQAVSDFAQALPIQLELRDNFRSTPAISAFNNGLRSGSLVESSSGKHATLSTPVYLLDFSKLDEIAPAVLRIAEKHKLGATDLMVLSHAEAHSMKAVGVVDVESGTSKVLEIADAGFKLKSTDFDARTRLKALEKVERSILKLLTADIKTEHKSFDLIREELGVEARWLREFAVRISISLDATEKPRDTFAEEVRTFLKNVEWGHLGTPTARSIGSMYKAPSEKSWGSITHLTVSPLVPYSTVHGVKGMEFRGVVLIIPEAPKSKATEEVLDAWERDLDTEARRVLYVAGSRAEELLMLAVHTSHIDRVAALLDTRDIPYERA; this is translated from the coding sequence GAAAGACACGAGCAATGGTGACTCGATTCCTGAAGCGCACCGCCGAAGAGCCGCGCAAGGGAATTGGGCTAATCTCCTTCACCAACGCGGCAGTCGATGAAGTCCGTCGCCGGTGTGGAAGCGACAATGAGTCCTTGAAGGCACCGAACTTTGTCGGCACCTTCGACTCATTCCTCCATCGCTTCATAGTCACACCCCTCTTCTCCAAACACTACAAAAAGTCACCGCGATACGTCCAGTCTTGGAAAGATGCGCCAACCGGCAATTTTCGCCTGCTTGACCAAAATCAGCGTGATCTCATCCCCGGATCTGAACCCATCCAAATGGGTTGGTTTGATTTTGACCTTAATGGGCGCGCAACTCTTGTAAGTGTTCCTCAGCGCTTCGGGAAGAATCAGACTGAAACGCTGATGTCCTTGAAGGTGAAAGCAGAGGATGAAGCTTCCGACCGTTTCGGGCACCTCATTAGAGCGGGAACTGTTACTTGCGAGGCAGGAAGGATTCTCGCGGGTGTATGGGTTAGGGACCCCAGAGCGCGACAGGTTATTGCTCCGCTTCTAACAGCTCGCTTCGCCGAAGTTATCGTAGATGAAGCCCAGGACTGTGGTGCAGAAGAGCTACTCGTGTTGGGGTTCCTGCAAGCATGCGGGGTTCGCGTCGTTATGGTAGGCGATATTGACCAATCCATCTACGAATTTCGCAGTGCGACGCCTCAGGCAGTGAGTGATTTCGCCCAAGCCCTACCCATTCAGCTAGAGTTGCGAGACAACTTCCGGAGCACCCCGGCCATCTCCGCTTTCAATAACGGACTACGCTCGGGCTCTCTCGTTGAGTCATCAAGCGGCAAGCACGCCACACTCTCAACTCCCGTGTATCTCCTGGACTTCTCCAAGCTCGACGAGATAGCACCTGCTGTGCTACGCATCGCAGAGAAGCACAAGCTTGGCGCTACTGATCTGATGGTCCTTTCGCATGCCGAGGCCCACAGTATGAAAGCCGTAGGAGTCGTTGACGTTGAGAGCGGCACCAGCAAGGTACTCGAAATCGCTGACGCCGGGTTCAAGCTCAAGTCAACGGATTTTGACGCCCGCACTCGCCTCAAGGCTCTTGAAAAAGTTGAGCGGTCTATCTTGAAGCTACTTACCGCCGACATAAAGACCGAGCATAAGAGCTTCGATCTTATCCGCGAGGAGCTTGGTGTTGAGGCACGATGGCTCCGCGAATTCGCGGTACGTATATCTATCTCTTTGGACGCTACGGAAAAACCTCGGGACACCTTTGCCGAAGAAGTGCGCACCTTTCTAAAGAACGTCGAATGGGGTCATCTCGGCACACCCACGGCGCGATCCATTGGGTCTATGTACAAAGCTCCTTCGGAGAAGTCATGGGGCAGCATCACCCATCTAACCGTGAGCCCATTGGTTCCCTACTCCACCGTCCATGGCGTTAAGGGTATGGAGTTTCGCGGCGTAGTGCTAATTATTCCCGAGGCACCAAAGAGTAAGGCCACGGAAGAGGTGTTGGATGCTTGGGAACGTGACCTCGACACCGAGGCCCGACGAGTTCTATATGTCGCTGGCTCACGTGCTGAGGAGCTCTTGATGCTTGCAGTGCACACTAGTCACATAGACAGGGTTGCTGCTCTACTCGATACCAGGGACATCCCTTACGAGCGAGCATAG